Proteins encoded together in one Gemmatimonadota bacterium window:
- a CDS encoding riboflavin synthase: MFTGIIEALGRVRDVESFGSGLRLSVAAEPLAPRLAPGESIAVDGVCQTIVAVDATGFLIEAVATTLSRTTLGSLERGRPVNLERPLALGDRLGGHLLQGHVDGVGELLRLERQQELVLAEVRIPAQVSDVTVLHGSIAINGVSLTVSALPAPDVAQIALVPYTWEHTAFPHLMPGDAVNVEGDLLGKFVVHYLARRGTAGV; encoded by the coding sequence GTGTTCACCGGGATCATTGAAGCGCTGGGCCGCGTTCGCGATGTCGAGTCCTTCGGCAGCGGATTGCGCCTGAGCGTTGCCGCGGAGCCGCTGGCGCCCCGGCTCGCCCCCGGCGAGTCGATCGCCGTGGATGGCGTGTGCCAGACCATCGTGGCGGTCGATGCCACCGGCTTCCTGATCGAGGCGGTGGCCACTACGCTGTCGAGGACGACACTGGGCAGCCTCGAGCGGGGCCGCCCGGTGAACCTCGAGCGCCCGCTGGCGCTGGGGGATCGCCTGGGCGGCCATTTGCTGCAGGGCCATGTGGACGGCGTGGGCGAGCTGCTTCGCCTCGAGCGGCAGCAGGAGCTGGTGCTCGCCGAGGTCCGCATTCCTGCGCAGGTTAGCGACGTCACGGTGCTGCACGGCTCGATCGCCATCAACGGCGTCAGCCTGACCGTGAGCGCGCTGCCCGCGCCCGATGTGGCGCAAATCGCGCTCGTGCCCTATACCTGGGAGCACACCGCGTTCCCGCACCTCATGCCGGGTGACGCGGTCAACGTGGAGGGCGATCTGCTGGGCAAGTTTGTCGTCCACTACCTGGCCCGGCGGGGAACTGCCGGGGTATAA